The Xanthobacter flavus genome includes a window with the following:
- a CDS encoding LysR family transcriptional regulator, which yields MDRPDRTGEMAAFLKVACAGSLSGAARELGLTPSAVSRILARIEARLGVRLMVRTTRQLRLTEEGEAYARAARRILADIDETEAALADRANPRGRIRVSAAMAHGRLVIVPLLGEFVARYPDIEVEMELSDEVADVLGGRVDVAIRFGPLADSPLTARRLGETGRTVLAAPSYLARHGTPRVPADLAHHNCLDFSFRRIEPGWPFREEGRDYMLEVKGNITANNGETLVQLAAQGVGITRVGNFHIDEAHARGEFPSGTLVPLLEAFNPQDRESIHAVFVGGANTPARVRVFVDFLAAKLKGPHPGA from the coding sequence ATGGACCGCCCCGACCGGACCGGAGAGATGGCCGCCTTCCTCAAGGTCGCGTGCGCGGGGAGCCTCTCCGGCGCGGCCCGCGAGCTGGGGCTGACCCCCTCGGCGGTGAGCCGCATCCTCGCCCGCATCGAGGCGCGCCTGGGCGTGCGCCTGATGGTGCGGACGACCCGCCAGCTGCGTCTCACCGAGGAGGGCGAGGCCTATGCCCGCGCCGCCCGGCGCATCCTCGCCGACATCGACGAGACGGAAGCCGCGCTCGCCGACCGGGCCAATCCGCGCGGGCGCATCCGCGTCAGCGCCGCCATGGCCCACGGGCGCCTCGTCATCGTGCCCCTGCTCGGCGAATTCGTCGCACGCTATCCGGACATCGAGGTGGAGATGGAGCTGAGCGACGAGGTGGCCGACGTGCTCGGCGGGCGGGTGGACGTGGCCATCCGCTTCGGCCCCCTCGCCGACAGCCCGCTGACCGCCCGCCGGCTCGGCGAAACGGGGCGCACCGTCCTCGCCGCGCCGTCCTATCTCGCCCGTCACGGCACGCCCCGCGTGCCGGCCGACCTCGCCCACCACAATTGCCTCGATTTCAGCTTCCGCCGCATCGAGCCCGGCTGGCCGTTCCGGGAGGAGGGGCGCGACTACATGCTGGAGGTGAAGGGCAACATCACCGCCAACAACGGCGAGACGCTGGTGCAGCTCGCCGCCCAGGGCGTCGGCATCACCCGCGTCGGCAATTTCCACATCGACGAGGCCCATGCGCGCGGCGAATTTCCGAGCGGCACGCTGGTGCCGCTGCTGGAGGCGTTCAACCCGCAGGACCGGGAGAGCATCCACGCGGTGTTCGTGGGCGGCGCGAACACGCCGGCCCGCGTGCGCGTCTTCGTCGATTTTCTCGCCGCGAAGCTGAAGGGTCCGCATCCCGGGGCGTGA